One segment of Acidianus sp. HS-5 DNA contains the following:
- a CDS encoding pseudouridylate synthase, translating to MSKSSLDNLEEKALELLKKYPLCDSCLGRCFAKLGYRFENKERGKAIKTYLTLELDRRIKDHELEDLNEIKELLFNMGEDYSGIFEIYFSGEKFQERSCYICNSEIEEIKEDFFKKALDFLKKQGKVKYVLGVKLSEQISRIENEFVFTNGLIYYESIRNEIKREVGKMLAKEGYEPCMDRPDVVIIYDLGTRSIYTISKKYKTLYLYSRLSRRIPISSWYAKDSLEEEFSGKEILVPFTEPSEVRILDEYPIIISDEDRDKIEVKGYFLRKVGKIAGREISSIMTSRPEKRIYSVLLYSKEEIGENVLNNIRLLTIEARDFKELKEKLESIHGEIISIDLIQSEGKHKILENKVTL from the coding sequence ATGTCGAAAAGCTCCTTGGACAATTTGGAGGAGAAGGCTCTTGAGCTTTTAAAAAAATATCCCTTATGCGACAGTTGTTTAGGCAGATGCTTTGCAAAATTAGGTTATAGATTTGAAAATAAGGAAAGAGGTAAGGCAATAAAGACTTATCTAACTTTGGAGCTCGATAGGAGAATTAAAGACCACGAATTAGAAGACCTCAACGAAATAAAAGAATTACTTTTCAACATGGGTGAAGATTACTCAGGAATCTTTGAAATATACTTTTCAGGAGAAAAATTCCAAGAAAGGTCTTGCTACATTTGCAACTCTGAAATTGAGGAAATAAAAGAGGATTTCTTTAAAAAAGCCTTAGACTTTCTAAAAAAACAAGGTAAGGTAAAATACGTTTTAGGAGTAAAATTATCAGAGCAGATCTCCAGGATTGAGAACGAATTCGTTTTTACCAATGGGCTAATATACTATGAGAGCATAAGGAACGAAATAAAGAGAGAAGTAGGTAAAATGCTTGCAAAAGAAGGCTATGAACCGTGTATGGATAGACCAGATGTAGTTATAATTTATGATTTAGGAACTAGAAGCATTTATACCATTTCTAAGAAGTACAAGACCTTGTATTTATACAGCAGATTATCAAGAAGAATACCAATATCTAGCTGGTACGCAAAAGATTCGCTAGAAGAAGAATTTTCCGGAAAAGAAATTCTAGTACCTTTTACTGAACCTTCAGAAGTTAGGATTCTAGACGAATATCCTATTATAATTTCTGACGAAGATAGAGATAAAATAGAAGTTAAAGGATATTTTCTAAGAAAAGTAGGAAAAATTGCTGGTAGAGAGATCTCCAGTATAATGACTTCAAGGCCAGAAAAGAGAATATATTCAGTTCTACTCTACTCTAAGGAAGAAATAGGAGAGAATGTACTTAATAACATAAGGCTTTTAACAATTGAAGCTAGAGACTTCAAAGAATTAAAGGAGAAGCTAGAAAGCATCCATGGAGAAATAATTTCCATAGATCTTATACAAAGTGAGGGAAAGCACAAAATTTTGGAAAACAAAGTAACCCTATGA
- a CDS encoding DNA topoisomerase VI subunit B: MSEKFASISPAEFFKRNPELAGFSNPARALYQALREMVENSLDATDVHEILPSIKIILDLVDQEKQIYKLTVEDNGIGIPPHVVPDAFGRVLYSSKYVIRQTRGMYGLGVKAAVLYSQMYQDRPIEIMTSPMNSKRIYFFKLKIDVTKNEPIIYEKSSILNDKGFHGTSVTLYLLGDWQRSKARIYEYIKRTYIVAPYAEFFFKDPEGNVVYYKRLTTKIPEPPKEVKPHPYGVDIELLKNMISKQKTDYEVKDFLTKEFQSVGDVTALKILEMAKISPDKTIRSLKDDELARLTEAMKKFEDFRPPSPDALSVIGSDLIELSLKNMFNPEFVAALTRKPKAYQGHPFIVEVGIAYGGSIQPMDEPLVLRYANKIPLIYDEKSDVIWKVVEEIDWKRYGIEEDQKPLVVMVHLCSTKVPYKSAGKESIADVEEIEKEIKNGIMEVSRKLRLYVSEKKKEEEARKKMLTYLKYIPEIARSLAVFVTDDKKELIPKVQDEIQSKLFEIVKRKLDVKDEEEYKMYKVEAL, translated from the coding sequence TTGTCAGAGAAGTTTGCCAGTATCTCGCCCGCCGAATTCTTTAAGAGAAATCCTGAACTCGCAGGGTTCTCAAATCCTGCTAGGGCTCTTTATCAAGCTTTAAGAGAAATGGTGGAGAATTCACTTGATGCGACTGACGTTCACGAGATATTACCATCAATTAAAATTATCCTGGATTTAGTAGATCAAGAAAAGCAAATTTATAAGTTAACTGTAGAGGATAACGGGATAGGTATTCCCCCTCACGTTGTTCCTGACGCCTTTGGAAGGGTACTTTACAGTTCAAAATACGTTATTAGACAAACAAGAGGAATGTATGGGCTTGGTGTTAAGGCTGCAGTACTTTACAGTCAAATGTACCAAGATAGGCCAATAGAAATAATGACCTCACCTATGAACTCAAAGAGAATTTACTTTTTCAAATTGAAAATTGACGTAACAAAAAACGAGCCAATAATTTACGAAAAATCATCGATTCTTAACGATAAAGGCTTTCACGGTACTTCAGTTACACTTTATTTACTAGGGGACTGGCAGAGGTCAAAAGCTAGAATATATGAATATATTAAGAGAACTTACATTGTAGCACCTTATGCAGAATTCTTCTTTAAAGATCCTGAAGGTAATGTAGTTTATTATAAGAGATTAACTACAAAAATTCCTGAACCACCAAAGGAAGTAAAACCTCATCCTTACGGTGTTGATATAGAATTACTTAAGAATATGATATCAAAACAAAAGACGGACTACGAAGTTAAGGACTTTCTAACAAAAGAATTCCAGAGCGTAGGAGACGTTACAGCATTAAAAATACTTGAAATGGCAAAGATCAGCCCAGATAAGACGATAAGATCTTTGAAAGATGACGAACTTGCAAGACTTACTGAAGCAATGAAAAAATTTGAAGATTTCAGGCCACCTTCACCAGACGCGTTATCAGTAATAGGCTCAGATCTTATAGAATTAAGCCTAAAAAATATGTTTAATCCAGAGTTTGTTGCTGCATTAACTAGGAAGCCCAAAGCCTATCAGGGCCATCCATTCATAGTAGAAGTAGGAATAGCTTACGGAGGTTCAATACAACCAATGGATGAACCGTTAGTGTTAAGGTATGCAAATAAAATTCCTCTAATTTACGATGAGAAATCAGACGTAATCTGGAAAGTTGTCGAGGAAATAGATTGGAAAAGGTATGGAATAGAGGAAGATCAAAAGCCATTAGTAGTCATGGTTCACCTTTGCAGTACCAAAGTTCCTTATAAGAGTGCAGGAAAAGAAAGCATTGCAGACGTTGAAGAAATAGAGAAGGAAATAAAGAACGGCATAATGGAAGTTTCTAGAAAATTAAGATTATACGTCTCGGAGAAGAAGAAGGAAGAGGAAGCAAGGAAAAAAATGCTTACTTATTTGAAGTACATTCCAGAAATTGCTAGAAGTTTAGCAGTATTTGTTACGGACGATAAGAAGGAGCTAATTCCTAAAGTCCAAGATGAAATACAATCAAAGCTTTTTGAAATAGTGAAAAGAAAGTTAGACGTAAAAGATGAAGAAGAATATAAAATGTATAAGGTGGAGGCACTATGA
- a CDS encoding deoxyhypusine synthase: MKREDLLTEVVGDITLEDVKGLDKYIELFNKIYGFSAEDLYRGAKILKDMQKDADLRFISFTANLISTGLRGLFADLIRNGYFNVIITTGGTIDHDIARSYGGKYYKGSFDYDDNMLRDLHIHRLGNVLVPMESYGLVVERVVKNVVDEVIKEKKEWAGYELLWEFGKRTNDPHSILKAAYEKKVPIIVPGIVDGSFGTNLFVRSQFTGLRLNLFEDMRMVKDLVFSCKKSGALIIGGGISKHHTIWWNQFKDGLDYTVYLTTAQEYDGSLSGAKPREAISWNKIREHSENVVIYGDATIILPILASALLS, translated from the coding sequence ATGAAGAGGGAAGATCTACTTACAGAAGTAGTTGGAGACATAACTTTGGAAGACGTAAAGGGGCTAGATAAATATATTGAATTATTCAACAAGATCTACGGATTTTCAGCTGAGGACCTCTATAGAGGAGCTAAGATCTTAAAGGATATGCAAAAGGATGCAGATTTAAGGTTCATATCTTTTACAGCAAATTTAATTTCTACAGGTTTAAGAGGATTATTTGCAGACCTTATAAGGAACGGGTATTTTAATGTTATAATAACTACTGGAGGAACAATAGACCATGATATTGCAAGGAGTTATGGAGGCAAGTACTACAAAGGATCCTTTGATTATGATGATAACATGTTAAGAGATCTACATATTCATAGGCTGGGTAATGTACTAGTACCTATGGAGTCCTACGGTCTAGTTGTTGAGAGGGTAGTTAAGAACGTTGTAGATGAGGTAATAAAGGAGAAAAAGGAATGGGCAGGATATGAACTACTTTGGGAATTCGGTAAGAGGACAAATGATCCTCACTCAATACTTAAAGCTGCTTACGAGAAGAAAGTTCCAATTATTGTCCCAGGAATAGTTGACGGAAGTTTCGGTACAAACTTATTTGTCAGATCTCAATTTACTGGATTGAGATTAAACCTCTTTGAGGATATGAGGATGGTTAAAGATCTTGTGTTCTCATGTAAGAAATCCGGAGCGTTAATTATAGGCGGGGGTATAAGTAAGCATCATACTATATGGTGGAACCAGTTTAAGGACGGGCTAGATTACACGGTATATTTAACTACTGCCCAAGAATACGACGGTAGCTTGAGTGGAGCAAAGCCTAGGGAAGCAATTTCCTGGAATAAAATTAGGGAACATTCAGAAAACGTGGTTATTTACGGAGACGCCACGATAATTTTGCCAATTTTGGCTTCAGCCTTATTAAGTTAA
- a CDS encoding NAD(P)-dependent oxidoreductase, producing MIGLIGLGVMGWRIGANLVAEKKLDIAWDRNEEKRKEFSTKYNVKEAKTPQEVVQSSDIIISMLADDNAVNSVISPLVSLMKGKILIDMSTISPSLSISLANKIKENGGVMFDAPVIGTSVFVEQRKLTVLVGGPKEHFDKVKQILSSTSNNIIYMGENGFGLYSKLVNNLLLGAYAAALAEAYNFGVKSGLDKEKVAKILAELSSAKSPTSEIKTPKMVSGDYSTQFATKHMRKDLEIIQREAQNLKVITPMSSLALQFYRMAEALGYTESDYISVLEIFKKLSPS from the coding sequence ATGATCGGTCTAATAGGCTTAGGGGTAATGGGATGGAGAATAGGAGCGAACCTCGTTGCAGAGAAAAAGCTTGATATTGCATGGGACAGGAATGAGGAAAAAAGAAAAGAATTCTCAACAAAATACAACGTAAAAGAAGCAAAAACTCCTCAGGAGGTAGTTCAAAGCTCAGATATAATAATTTCAATGTTAGCGGACGATAATGCAGTAAATTCAGTTATTTCTCCTCTCGTATCTTTAATGAAAGGGAAAATACTCATTGACATGTCAACAATATCTCCATCTCTTAGCATATCTTTGGCAAATAAAATAAAGGAGAACGGTGGTGTAATGTTTGATGCTCCCGTAATAGGAACTTCAGTATTTGTAGAGCAAAGAAAACTTACAGTGCTCGTAGGAGGTCCAAAAGAACACTTTGACAAGGTAAAACAAATACTGTCCTCAACTTCCAATAATATTATATACATGGGAGAGAATGGTTTCGGTCTTTACTCAAAATTAGTAAACAACTTATTGTTAGGAGCTTATGCTGCTGCTCTAGCGGAGGCATATAATTTCGGAGTAAAAAGTGGTCTAGATAAGGAAAAAGTAGCAAAAATCTTAGCAGAATTAAGCAGTGCAAAGTCCCCAACTTCTGAAATTAAGACACCAAAGATGGTTAGTGGAGATTATTCAACACAATTCGCAACAAAACATATGAGGAAAGATCTAGAAATTATACAAAGAGAAGCACAAAACTTGAAAGTAATAACTCCAATGTCTTCCTTAGCACTTCAGTTCTACAGAATGGCAGAAGCTTTAGGGTATACTGAAAGCGACTACATTTCAGTTCTAGAAATATTCAAAAAACTATCACCTAGTTAA
- a CDS encoding glycosyltransferase: MVEYTLYHHSFEVLGGSERVAVAVLNTLKSLGFKVKLVTLNIDIEKVKKWDNNFVVPDEIIVKHFPVKFGLYKALYTSMLTKPGNTFSTIGDITNAGYSYIHFPWSLTDNLKKIHAEDDEPYIKNMRAYFLPYKYIHGLFFSRSKTKLLANSSWTGKILEISGYSYDVLYPPVETSEYLKIKGERNPKLVLSISRIAPEKNLNNLFSVAKILKDYTFILLGSSGRSKKYLEEVKSTADNLGNVKIIEDFTRDELLKYLGTAKIYFHPKVNEHFGISVVEAMSAGLIPVVHKSGGAWLDIVKEGKYGLGYSNVDEAVNSIIEASKYENNFRDVTLNFSFDKFKERLIKILTR; this comes from the coding sequence GTGGTCGAATATACTTTATATCACCATAGCTTTGAGGTGTTAGGAGGTAGTGAGAGAGTTGCCGTAGCTGTCTTAAATACGCTAAAGTCATTGGGATTTAAGGTAAAGTTAGTGACTCTCAATATTGATATAGAGAAAGTTAAAAAGTGGGATAATAATTTTGTAGTGCCCGACGAGATAATAGTTAAGCATTTTCCTGTAAAATTCGGTCTTTATAAAGCACTTTACACAAGTATGTTAACTAAGCCTGGAAACACTTTCAGTACAATAGGAGATATAACTAACGCAGGTTATAGTTACATTCATTTTCCTTGGTCTTTGACTGATAATTTAAAGAAAATTCACGCTGAGGACGATGAACCTTATATTAAGAATATGAGGGCTTATTTTTTACCTTATAAATACATTCATGGGTTATTCTTTTCCAGGAGTAAGACTAAGCTGTTGGCTAACTCTAGTTGGACTGGTAAAATTTTGGAAATTTCAGGGTATTCTTACGATGTTCTTTATCCTCCTGTTGAAACTAGTGAATATTTGAAGATAAAAGGAGAAAGAAACCCTAAGCTAGTTCTTAGTATTTCTAGGATAGCTCCAGAGAAGAATTTAAATAACTTATTTTCTGTTGCCAAAATCCTTAAGGATTATACTTTCATCTTATTGGGATCTTCTGGTAGGAGTAAGAAATACCTTGAAGAGGTTAAGAGTACTGCGGATAATTTGGGTAACGTTAAAATAATTGAGGATTTTACTCGTGATGAGTTATTAAAATATCTTGGTACAGCGAAGATCTATTTTCATCCTAAGGTTAATGAGCATTTTGGAATAAGTGTTGTTGAGGCTATGTCTGCAGGATTAATTCCTGTAGTGCATAAGAGTGGCGGTGCTTGGCTTGATATAGTTAAGGAAGGAAAATATGGACTTGGTTATTCTAACGTTGATGAAGCTGTAAATTCTATAATTGAAGCTTCAAAATATGAGAACAATTTTAGGGACGTTACTTTGAATTTCTCTTTTGATAAATTTAAGGAAAGATTAATAAAAATTTTAACTAGGTGA
- a CDS encoding DNA topoisomerase IV subunit A produces MSEFVSKVDIEARKRAAEILKKKFLTLLDQINKGEPLVLEIPKRTLNNTVYDENRKLLLLGENKLKRSFLDLNEARRFMQTTLMGSIIYDALVNNEYPTIRDLYYRGKHSIVLKAPNGRAYEENTWDEQKESDSVIVDVEVLTSLLREDMLILSKEKGKVVGDMRLRSGNDVIDLSKMGHGAYSIEPTPDLIDFVDIKADFVLVVEKDAVFQQLHREGFWKKYNAILVTSAGQPDRATRRFVRRLNEELKLPVYILTDADPYGWYIYSVFRIGSINLSYESERLATPNARFLGVSMGDIFGTPKKKAYLTERERNAFIIKAKDYDVKRALEIKNYEWFKTKAWQEEINLFLQKKAKLEIEAMASKGLKFLAFQYIPEKIQTNDFIS; encoded by the coding sequence ATGAGCGAATTCGTATCAAAAGTTGACATAGAAGCTAGGAAAAGAGCTGCAGAAATATTAAAGAAAAAATTCCTCACATTATTAGATCAAATTAACAAAGGAGAGCCACTAGTTTTAGAAATACCTAAAAGAACTTTAAACAATACAGTTTATGATGAAAATAGAAAATTGCTTTTATTAGGAGAAAATAAGCTAAAAAGAAGTTTTCTAGATTTGAACGAAGCAAGAAGATTCATGCAAACAACATTAATGGGTAGTATAATTTACGACGCACTTGTTAATAACGAGTATCCAACAATACGTGATTTATATTATAGAGGAAAACACTCAATAGTACTAAAAGCACCTAACGGTAGGGCATATGAAGAAAACACTTGGGACGAGCAAAAGGAATCGGATAGCGTAATAGTTGATGTCGAAGTACTTACTTCACTATTGAGGGAAGATATGCTAATATTAAGTAAGGAAAAGGGCAAAGTAGTAGGAGATATGAGGTTAAGAAGTGGTAATGATGTAATCGATTTAAGTAAAATGGGCCATGGGGCTTATTCAATTGAACCGACTCCAGATTTAATAGATTTTGTTGACATAAAGGCGGACTTCGTATTAGTGGTCGAGAAAGACGCAGTATTCCAGCAACTTCACAGAGAAGGATTCTGGAAGAAATATAACGCAATTCTGGTTACTAGTGCAGGGCAGCCTGATAGGGCTACCAGAAGATTTGTCAGGAGACTAAATGAGGAACTTAAACTTCCAGTTTACATATTGACCGATGCAGATCCTTATGGATGGTACATTTATAGCGTCTTCAGAATAGGCTCAATAAACTTATCCTACGAAAGCGAAAGGTTAGCTACCCCTAATGCAAGGTTTTTAGGAGTCTCAATGGGAGACATCTTTGGCACGCCTAAGAAAAAAGCTTACTTAACAGAAAGGGAAAGGAACGCCTTCATCATAAAAGCTAAAGATTACGATGTGAAGAGGGCATTAGAAATAAAGAATTACGAGTGGTTCAAGACTAAGGCTTGGCAGGAAGAAATAAACTTGTTCTTGCAAAAGAAGGCTAAGTTAGAAATAGAGGCAATGGCAAGTAAAGGGTTAAAGTTCTTGGCCTTCCAATACATTCCAGAAAAAATACAAACTAATGATTTCATTAGCTAA
- a CDS encoding translation initiation factor IF-5A: protein MGVNYAKVGDLKEGNYIVINGEPCRVVEITKAKTGKHGAAKANVVAVSVFTGAKKTLMAPVDDQVEIPIIEKHIGQILADTGDKIQVMDMDTYETFDMEKPKEEDLASKVRPGAEVEYWTIMGRRKIVRVK from the coding sequence ATGGGTGTGAATTACGCCAAGGTGGGCGACTTAAAAGAAGGTAATTACATAGTTATAAACGGAGAACCTTGCAGGGTAGTCGAGATAACAAAAGCAAAAACTGGAAAACACGGAGCCGCAAAGGCTAACGTAGTTGCAGTAAGCGTATTCACAGGGGCAAAGAAAACATTAATGGCTCCTGTAGACGATCAAGTAGAAATTCCAATAATTGAAAAGCACATAGGACAAATATTAGCAGATACTGGGGATAAAATTCAAGTAATGGACATGGACACTTACGAAACTTTTGACATGGAAAAACCGAAAGAAGAAGATTTAGCAAGTAAAGTAAGACCAGGCGCAGAAGTAGAATATTGGACAATAATGGGGAGAAGAAAGATTGTAAGGGTAAAGTAA
- a CDS encoding RtcB family protein, producing MMVDVKRVNTYEWRIDKSSCMRVPVTVFADDVLIDKMKQDLTLKQATNVACLPGVQEGVYVLPDGHQGYGFPIGGITATAIEEGGVVSPGGIGYDINCGVRLLRTNLDYEDVKPKLKDLVEELHRNVPSGVGSEGRVKLTTQQLDEVLAEGVKWAVDKGYGWAEDMEHIEQHGSWDLADPSKVSDIAKKRGASQLGTLGAGNHFLEVQVVDKIYDERIAKAIGITHEGQVMVMVHTGSRGLGHQVASDYLQIMERAMKKYNISVPDRELAAIPFESREGQDYFHAMVSGANFAWSNRQLITHWVRESFGNVFKVDPEKLDLHIIYDVAHNIAKIEEYDVEGKRKKLLVHRKGATRAFPPGSTEIPAEHRNIGQIVLIPGSMGTASYVMAGIPEGRRTWYTAPHGAGRWMSREAAVRSYPANTVVENLEERGIIVRATTRRVIAEEAPGAYKDVDRVAKVADAVKIAKLVVRLRPIGVTKG from the coding sequence ATCATGGTTGACGTAAAAAGAGTGAATACTTACGAATGGAGAATAGACAAGAGTAGCTGCATGAGAGTCCCAGTTACGGTATTTGCGGATGATGTTCTAATAGATAAAATGAAACAGGACTTAACATTAAAGCAGGCAACGAACGTAGCTTGTCTGCCAGGTGTTCAAGAAGGAGTTTATGTCCTTCCGGATGGGCATCAAGGATACGGCTTTCCTATAGGAGGAATAACTGCTACTGCAATCGAGGAAGGAGGAGTTGTAAGCCCTGGAGGAATAGGCTATGATATTAATTGTGGAGTTAGATTACTCAGAACTAACCTAGACTACGAGGACGTTAAGCCTAAATTAAAAGACCTAGTAGAGGAACTACATAGGAACGTACCTAGCGGAGTAGGTAGTGAAGGTAGAGTAAAATTAACAACTCAACAACTGGATGAAGTTTTGGCTGAAGGAGTAAAGTGGGCGGTGGACAAAGGCTACGGATGGGCAGAGGATATGGAGCATATAGAACAGCATGGAAGTTGGGATCTTGCAGATCCTTCTAAAGTTAGCGATATAGCAAAGAAAAGAGGGGCTTCACAATTAGGTACTTTAGGTGCAGGGAATCACTTCTTAGAGGTTCAAGTTGTTGACAAGATTTACGATGAGAGGATAGCCAAAGCCATAGGAATAACACATGAAGGGCAAGTAATGGTAATGGTTCATACTGGGTCTAGAGGATTAGGTCACCAAGTTGCTAGCGATTATTTACAAATAATGGAGAGAGCGATGAAGAAGTATAATATTTCAGTACCAGATAGAGAATTAGCAGCAATACCCTTTGAAAGCAGAGAAGGACAGGACTACTTCCACGCAATGGTATCTGGAGCAAACTTTGCTTGGAGTAACAGGCAATTAATAACCCATTGGGTCAGAGAAAGCTTCGGAAACGTATTTAAAGTAGATCCTGAAAAGCTGGACCTTCACATTATTTACGATGTTGCTCACAATATAGCTAAGATTGAGGAATATGACGTAGAAGGAAAGAGGAAAAAACTATTAGTTCACAGAAAAGGAGCAACGAGGGCTTTTCCACCAGGCAGTACAGAGATTCCAGCAGAGCATAGAAATATAGGTCAAATAGTCCTTATTCCAGGAAGCATGGGTACTGCAAGTTACGTAATGGCGGGAATTCCAGAAGGAAGAAGAACTTGGTATACTGCACCTCATGGTGCAGGTAGATGGATGTCTAGAGAAGCAGCTGTAAGAAGTTACCCGGCAAATACTGTAGTTGAGAATTTAGAAGAAAGAGGAATAATTGTTAGAGCAACAACTAGGAGAGTTATTGCTGAAGAAGCTCCTGGAGCCTATAAAGACGTTGATAGAGTGGCTAAAGTTGCAGATGCAGTTAAAATAGCAAAATTAGTTGTAAGATTAAGACCAATAGGTGTGACCAAGGGATGA
- a CDS encoding SDR family oxidoreductase gives MKRALITASTEGIGKGIAKALAKQSFSLVVTSRSEEKVKYTVEELRKINPSVWGKTSDMINLKSLEGLVSFTLATLGGIDLLVVNTGNPIKEPSLFEETTDEDWEYSVKLYLLSVVKLTRLVLPKMKEQHFGRIIYLSSWTVKEPQDIFVLADVSRAPLIQLAKILSRDYGKYNITFNVVLMGSFNTPGARRGIERLAKKRNKPFDEVWKEEVLDRIPIGRIGDVENDLGKLILFLYDSEYITGTSILIDGGNTKAV, from the coding sequence ATGAAGAGAGCACTAATAACTGCCTCGACTGAAGGAATAGGTAAAGGCATTGCAAAAGCCTTAGCAAAACAAAGCTTCTCCCTCGTAGTAACCTCAAGGTCTGAAGAAAAAGTAAAATATACTGTAGAGGAACTGAGGAAAATCAATCCCTCGGTATGGGGAAAAACATCTGACATGATCAACTTAAAAAGTCTGGAAGGGCTAGTCTCCTTTACTTTAGCTACACTAGGAGGAATAGACCTCCTAGTAGTAAACACAGGAAATCCCATTAAAGAACCTTCACTCTTTGAGGAAACTACAGATGAAGATTGGGAATATTCAGTAAAACTTTACTTACTCAGCGTAGTAAAACTAACAAGACTTGTTTTACCTAAAATGAAAGAACAACACTTCGGTAGGATAATTTACCTCTCTTCATGGACCGTAAAAGAACCCCAGGACATTTTTGTCCTCGCAGACGTTTCAAGAGCTCCTTTAATACAGTTGGCAAAGATACTCTCAAGAGATTACGGTAAATACAATATTACGTTTAATGTAGTGCTAATGGGGAGCTTCAATACCCCTGGAGCTAGAAGGGGAATTGAAAGACTTGCTAAAAAAAGGAATAAGCCATTTGATGAAGTATGGAAGGAAGAAGTACTAGATAGGATACCTATAGGAAGGATAGGAGATGTTGAGAATGACTTAGGAAAACTGATTCTCTTCCTCTACGATTCAGAGTACATTACTGGGACTTCAATATTAATAGATGGAGGAAATACTAAAGCAGTATAA
- a CDS encoding signal recognition particle protein Srp54 — protein MLDNLRDAVRKFLTGSSSYDKAVDDFIKELQKSLISADVNVKLVFSLTNKIKERLKNEKPPTYIERREWFIKIVYDELSNLFGGDKEPKVIPDKIPYVIMLVGVQGTGKTTTAGKLAYFYKRKGFKVGLVGADVYRPAALEQLQQLGQQIGVPVYGEPGEKDAVGIAKRGVEKFLKEKAEIIIVDTAGRHGYGEEAALLEEMKNIYESIKPDEVTLLIDASIGQKAYDLASKFNQASKIGTIIITKMDGTAKGGGALSAVAATGAVIKFIGTGEKIDELEVFNPRRFVARILGMGDIETILEKIKDVENYDKMQKKMEEVVSGKGKLTLRDVYTQLIALRKMGPLSKLFQLLPGAGMLGQIPEDQLKVGEEKMRKWLAIMNSMTYYELDNPSIIDKSRMRRIALGSGTEIDDVKELIEHYNLMQRTIKMLKRRKKDVEKLLGQFGGEGS, from the coding sequence TTGTTAGATAATTTAAGGGATGCGGTAAGGAAATTTTTAACCGGTTCCTCTTCTTATGATAAAGCGGTAGATGATTTTATAAAAGAATTACAAAAATCGCTCATTTCAGCAGATGTAAATGTTAAACTAGTTTTTTCACTGACAAATAAAATAAAAGAAAGGTTAAAGAACGAAAAACCGCCAACTTACATTGAAAGGAGAGAATGGTTCATAAAGATAGTTTATGACGAGCTATCAAACCTCTTCGGAGGAGATAAAGAACCAAAAGTAATCCCAGATAAAATTCCTTACGTGATAATGCTTGTAGGAGTTCAAGGAACAGGAAAAACAACTACTGCAGGAAAATTAGCTTACTTTTACAAAAGAAAAGGATTTAAAGTAGGATTAGTTGGAGCAGACGTTTACAGACCTGCAGCTTTAGAGCAGTTACAACAATTAGGTCAACAAATAGGAGTACCAGTTTACGGTGAGCCGGGAGAAAAAGATGCAGTAGGAATAGCAAAGAGGGGGGTAGAAAAATTCCTTAAAGAAAAAGCAGAAATAATAATAGTTGATACAGCAGGACGTCACGGTTACGGAGAAGAAGCTGCACTATTAGAGGAAATGAAAAACATTTATGAGTCAATAAAGCCCGATGAAGTAACGTTACTAATAGATGCTTCAATAGGTCAAAAAGCTTACGATTTAGCATCAAAATTCAACCAAGCATCAAAAATAGGTACAATAATCATAACAAAAATGGATGGTACAGCAAAGGGGGGAGGAGCTTTATCTGCAGTAGCAGCTACTGGAGCTGTAATAAAATTCATAGGAACTGGAGAGAAAATTGACGAACTTGAGGTCTTTAACCCAAGGAGATTTGTAGCTAGAATATTGGGAATGGGAGATATCGAAACAATATTGGAAAAAATCAAGGATGTCGAAAATTATGATAAAATGCAAAAGAAAATGGAAGAAGTTGTTTCGGGCAAAGGAAAATTAACATTACGTGACGTTTATACTCAGCTCATAGCTCTGAGAAAAATGGGTCCTTTATCAAAGTTATTCCAATTGTTGCCTGGAGCTGGCATGTTAGGTCAAATTCCTGAAGATCAACTGAAAGTAGGAGAAGAGAAGATGAGGAAATGGTTAGCAATAATGAATTCAATGACTTATTATGAGTTAGACAACCCATCAATAATAGATAAATCAAGAATGAGGAGGATAGCCTTAGGTTCAGGAACTGAAATTGATGACGTTAAAGAACTGATAGAGCATTATAATTTAATGCAGAGAACTATAAAGATGCTAAAGAGGAGAAAGAAAGATGTCGAAAAGCTCCTTGGACAATTTGGAGGAGAAGGCTCTTGA